From the genome of Scytonema hofmannii PCC 7110, one region includes:
- a CDS encoding glycosyltransferase family 2 protein has translation MPKISVVIPAYNSMQYLPETLESVLQQTFTDFEVLIINDGSSDNIIQWASEITDPRVKLISQKNQGVSVARNTGIAQSQGEYIAFLDADDLWEQTKLEKQVRYLDENPEVGLVHTSMALVDRNGKSTGRVMTSVAEGEVWKELVESNKIACSSVMVRRRCLEKVGGFEPNLHFAEDWDLWIRISSHYSFAVLKEPLYYYRQIPTSLSKNLAVLEQSFNFVIEKTFRCVPQELLYLKNRSYGHANLCLGWKALQSNDKDYKRAIQFSHSALVYYPQLRYSREYIRLSLAARALQLFGNNGYSKLLELVYALRRKILSVTAIRSFKIFDKSTYSV, from the coding sequence ATGCCAAAAATTTCTGTTGTGATTCCAGCATACAATTCGATGCAATATCTCCCAGAAACTCTGGAGAGTGTTTTGCAGCAAACCTTTACCGACTTTGAAGTCTTAATTATTAATGATGGGAGTTCTGACAATATAATTCAATGGGCTTCTGAGATAACCGATCCGCGAGTGAAATTGATTTCTCAAAAAAACCAAGGCGTATCGGTTGCTCGTAACACGGGTATTGCCCAATCTCAAGGAGAATATATAGCATTCTTGGATGCTGATGATTTATGGGAGCAAACCAAACTAGAAAAGCAAGTCCGTTATTTGGATGAGAATCCAGAGGTGGGTTTGGTACATACGAGTATGGCTTTAGTCGATCGCAATGGCAAATCTACAGGAAGAGTTATGACTTCTGTTGCAGAAGGAGAAGTCTGGAAGGAACTTGTTGAGTCGAATAAAATAGCTTGTTCTTCAGTGATGGTTCGTCGCCGTTGTTTGGAAAAAGTAGGAGGATTTGAACCAAATTTACATTTTGCTGAAGATTGGGATTTGTGGATTCGTATCTCCTCTCATTATTCTTTTGCCGTTCTCAAAGAACCTCTTTATTACTATCGACAAATTCCTACTAGTTTGTCTAAAAATTTGGCAGTGCTCGAACAATCTTTTAATTTTGTGATTGAGAAGACATTCCGTTGTGTACCTCAAGAGTTACTGTACTTAAAAAACCGCAGTTACGGTCATGCTAACCTCTGCTTGGGTTGGAAAGCTTTGCAAAGTAACGATAAGGATTACAAGCGAGCAATTCAATTTAGTCACTCAGCTCTTGTATACTATCCACAGTTACGTTACTCTCGCGAGTACATCCGCTTGAGTTTGGCAGCAAGGGCATTGCAATTGTTTGGTAATAATGGCTATAGCAAATTACTAGAACTAGTGTATGCTTTGCGGCGCAAAATTTTAAGCGTGACGGCTATTCGTAGTTTCAAAATTTTTGATAAATCTACTTATTCTGTATAA
- a CDS encoding serine acetyltransferase, producing the protein MNEFMKDILQDWQINQDTSLKSRLILLMFRIAQKLDYLPTPLSWISKFYAGIYLFIVDWILGVELPWDTQVGKKIKLHHARGLVINRETIIGNNCILRHSTTIGNKKLLDGSISGSPKIGNNVDIGANVVILGEITIGDNAVIGAGSVVVKDVPKNAVVAGNPAKIIRMQNKKLLVVS; encoded by the coding sequence ATGAATGAATTTATGAAGGACATACTACAAGATTGGCAAATCAATCAAGACACAAGCTTGAAATCCCGTCTCATATTATTAATGTTTCGGATAGCACAAAAGCTTGATTATTTACCAACTCCCTTGTCTTGGATTTCCAAGTTTTACGCTGGTATATATCTATTCATTGTTGATTGGATATTAGGTGTTGAACTGCCCTGGGATACCCAAGTAGGAAAAAAAATAAAACTGCATCATGCGCGGGGATTAGTTATCAATCGTGAGACCATAATTGGGAACAATTGTATTCTCAGACATTCTACAACAATAGGGAACAAAAAACTTCTAGATGGGTCAATCAGTGGTTCACCAAAAATAGGCAATAATGTAGATATTGGAGCAAATGTTGTCATTCTCGGTGAAATTACAATTGGCGATAACGCAGTCATTGGAGCTGGTTCTGTTGTTGTCAAAGATGTTCCCAAAAACGCTGTCGTTGCAGGCAATCCGGCAAAAATAATTCGTATGCAAAATAAAAAATTGTTAGTGGTTAGTTGA